A genomic window from Arvicola amphibius chromosome 5, mArvAmp1.2, whole genome shotgun sequence includes:
- the Spag4 gene encoding sperm-associated antigen 4 protein: MRRSPRSGSAASSPNPAPDIYSENSSSSHSVTSGDSNGRRSAGPELEQPEGRRARGSSCGEPAINPGVPGGDTWAGSSRPKPAPRSHNGQTACGAATVRGGASEPGESPAVLEEQLNLLPALDLRQEMPPTQVSKSFLSLLFQVLSILLSVVGDALVSVYREVCSIRFLFGSFSLLSIFLAVFWWGLLYLVPTLENEPKELLTLSQYHQRVHSQSQQLQQLQKELNKLHKEVSSVRAAHSERVAKLVFQRLNEDFVQKPDYALSSVGASIDLEKTSSDYEDTNTAYFWNRLSFWNYARPPSVILEPDVFPGNCWAFEGDQGQVVIRLPGHVQLSDITLQHPPPTVAHTGGASSAPRDFAVFGLHADDQTEVFLGKFIFDVQKSEIQTFHLQNDPPSAFPKVKIQIRSNWGHPRFTCLYRVRAHGVRISEWADNATGVTGGPN, from the exons ATGCGGCGGAGCCCCCGCTCAGGCTCGGCCGCATCCTCTCCCAATCCCGCACCCGACATATACAGCGAGAACAGCAGTAGTTCCCACAGCGTGACTTCGGGGGACAGCAATGGGCGCCGGTCCGCTGGGCCGGAGCTCGAGCAGCCCGAGGGCAGAAGGGCCCGGGGCTCGAGCTGTGGTGAGCCCGCCATAAACCCAGGAGTGCCAGGAGGAGACACCTGGGCAGGAAGCTCTCGGCCGAAGCCTGCGCCTCGGAGCCACAATGGCCAGACCGCCTGTGGCGCGGCAACCGTGAGGGGCGGGGCCTCGG AACCGGGTGAATCTCCTGCAGTCTTGGAGGAGCAGCTCAACCTACTCCCGGCCCTGGATCTGAGGCAGGAGATGCCCCCCACGCAGGTGTCCAAGAGCTTCCTGA GCCTCCTCTTTCAGGTGCTGAGCATATTGTTATCAGTGGTAGGAGACGCGCTGGTCAGTGTGTACAG GGAAGTCTGCTCCATCCGCTTCCTGTTCGGTTCTTTTTCGCTCCTGAGCATCTTTCTGGCAG TATTCTGGTGGGGTCTCCTGTACCTGGTCCCCACTTTGGAGAAT GAGCCTAAGGAGTTGCTGACTCTAAG CCAATACCACCAGCGCGTGCACTCCCAGAGccagcagctccagcagctgcAGAAGGAGCTGAATAAACTTCACAAGGAGGTGTCCAGCGTGCGAGCAGCCCACAGTGAG AGAGTGGCCAAGCTTGTGTTCCAGAGGCTGAATGAGGACTTCGTGCAGAAACCCGACTATGCACTGAGCTCTGTGG GAGCCTCTATCGACCTGGAGAAGACATCCAGTGACTATGAAGACACCAACACTGCCTACTTCTGGAATCGCTTGAGCTTCTGGAACTATGCTCGCCCACCCTCAGTCATACTGGAG CCAGATGTGTTCCCTGGAAACTGCTGGGCCTTTGAAGGTGACCAAGGTCAGGTGGTGATCCGACTGCCAGGTCATGTGCAGCTAAGTGACATCACCCTACAGCATCCTCCACCCACCGTGGCACACACTGGAGGAGCCAGCAGTGCACCCCGGGACTTTGCAGTCTTT GGGCTCCACGCTGATGATCAGACAGAAGTGTTCTTGGGAAAATTCATCTTTGATGTGCAGAAATCTGAAATTCAAACTTTCCACCTACAG AATGACCCTCCATCAGCCTTCCCCAAGGTGAAGATTCAGATTCGAAGCAACTGGGGCCATCCCCGTTTCACATGCTTATATCGAGTCCGTGCCCACGGTGTGCGGATCTCAGAGTGGGCAGACAATGCCACAGGGGTCACTGGGGGACCCAATTAA